From a single Collimonas pratensis genomic region:
- a CDS encoding plasmid mobilization protein: MAIDSTERIVVQVTSKEKKAIVEKAKKLGVPVSKLMRRGARTYKSEAEDYEVGVVAGAAKAAVRACIRLNRLPPDIC, from the coding sequence ATCGTAGTGCAAGTAACGTCGAAAGAGAAGAAAGCTATTGTCGAAAAAGCCAAAAAACTCGGCGTTCCCGTTTCTAAGCTGATGCGCCGCGGAGCTAGGACCTACAAATCAGAAGCGGAGGACTATGAGGTAGGCGTAGTTGCGGGCGCGGCAAAGGCAGCGGTCAGAGCGTGTATCAGACTCAATCGACTACCTCCTGACATTTGTTGA
- a CDS encoding metal-dependent hydrolase family protein, with translation MEKTLFTDVMIFDGSGDDVLKGEVLVEGNRIIEVSRSNAPLNVESARIINGKGKFLMPGMTEAHTHFSWNDQPSLSAIQMMPPEEHILWCIRVARRYLEMGWTSAIGAAAAKPRLDVVLRNAINAGEFPGPRYLAGSQEITTIGALGDNTLPHLPFEELSFGSVCSGPEEIRRSARTFIKYGVDHLKINLSGEYIAGLPAEMSPFSEEEVAMLSSEAKRYGKRMAAHARSSESVKMCVRHGIEMVYHASFADEEALDMLEANKEKHFVAPGIGWLIRTSFNASDYGITPELAATMGYKRELEIASDSLRKMHKRGIRILPGGDYGFAWMPHGTNANDLQYFVDYIGMTPAEALLSATRLGGEIMQRPDELGQVRPGFLADIVLVDGNPLEDLSILTDPVKIALVMKDGVIYKECKDVRPPTAALRLADEERAMIDGGVKKALQTELR, from the coding sequence ATGGAAAAGACTTTATTTACCGACGTCATGATTTTTGACGGTAGTGGTGACGACGTATTAAAGGGTGAAGTCCTTGTCGAAGGCAATCGCATCATTGAAGTTTCTCGTTCGAACGCTCCTCTGAACGTTGAATCTGCACGCATTATCAATGGAAAGGGCAAGTTTCTGATGCCCGGCATGACCGAAGCACATACGCATTTTTCGTGGAACGACCAACCTTCGCTGTCGGCAATCCAGATGATGCCCCCCGAGGAACACATCCTGTGGTGCATCCGCGTGGCCAGGCGTTACCTGGAAATGGGCTGGACTTCCGCGATTGGTGCTGCTGCCGCTAAACCGAGGCTGGACGTCGTGCTGCGTAATGCAATCAATGCTGGAGAATTTCCAGGGCCGCGTTATCTTGCAGGCAGTCAAGAAATTACGACGATCGGAGCATTGGGCGACAATACGCTTCCCCATTTGCCTTTTGAAGAATTGAGCTTCGGCAGTGTATGCAGTGGCCCTGAGGAAATTCGCCGCTCAGCACGCACGTTTATCAAGTACGGGGTAGACCACCTGAAGATCAACTTGTCCGGCGAATATATTGCCGGCCTGCCAGCAGAAATGTCTCCCTTCTCAGAAGAGGAAGTGGCGATGCTGAGCAGCGAGGCAAAGCGATATGGCAAGCGCATGGCGGCACACGCGCGATCAAGCGAGTCCGTCAAGATGTGCGTACGCCACGGTATCGAAATGGTGTATCACGCCAGCTTTGCAGATGAAGAGGCACTCGATATGCTTGAGGCGAACAAGGAAAAGCACTTTGTCGCTCCCGGCATTGGCTGGCTAATTCGCACATCGTTCAATGCGTCCGATTACGGTATTACGCCGGAACTGGCTGCAACGATGGGGTATAAGCGCGAACTAGAAATTGCATCCGATTCGCTGCGCAAAATGCACAAACGAGGCATTCGTATCCTGCCAGGCGGAGACTATGGCTTTGCCTGGATGCCGCACGGCACCAATGCTAACGATCTTCAATACTTCGTCGACTATATCGGGATGACGCCCGCGGAGGCACTGCTCTCCGCAACAAGACTGGGCGGCGAGATCATGCAACGTCCAGATGAGTTGGGTCAGGTGCGTCCTGGTTTCCTTGCTGACATTGTACTGGTAGACGGCAATCCTCTTGAAGATCTCAGTATCCTCACCGATCCGGTAAAAATTGCACTGGTGATGAAGGATGGCGTGATCTACAAAGAGTGCAAGGACGTGCGTCCGCCAACCGCTGCACTGCGTCTTGCCGATGAAGAGCGTGCAATGATCGATGGCGGAGTCAAGAAGGCACTCCAGACTGAACTGCGTTAA
- a CDS encoding alpha/beta fold hydrolase has translation MTTQFIENLAVEIEGDGVPIVCVHGLGGTSNTWTPLMSAIQGHRIIRIDLSGSGRSAPVPGELSIERLCEAVLKVCRGLDVAKAHFVGHSMGTIICQHIATHNPEQVLSLALFGPLICPPDAGRPAILARADKAATGGPAAMQEIADAIVAGAISKETKEQQPAVVALVRESVMRQSPEGYAQSCKALAGAQGAALEEISAPTLLVTGDQDGVAPPPAVTAMKERIADSRMIVLEGCGHWTTFEKPRECMRELKSFYQSIN, from the coding sequence ATGACGACACAATTTATCGAAAATCTTGCAGTTGAGATCGAAGGTGACGGCGTGCCAATCGTCTGCGTGCATGGGCTAGGCGGCACCAGCAATACCTGGACACCTCTCATGTCCGCAATACAAGGTCATCGGATCATCCGCATTGATCTGTCAGGTAGTGGTCGCTCCGCCCCGGTTCCCGGCGAGCTTAGCATCGAACGTCTGTGCGAGGCCGTGCTGAAAGTATGCCGTGGACTTGATGTCGCTAAAGCACATTTTGTGGGGCATTCAATGGGCACGATCATCTGTCAGCACATTGCCACGCATAACCCAGAGCAGGTACTCAGTCTCGCGCTGTTCGGTCCCCTGATCTGCCCCCCAGATGCCGGTCGGCCGGCGATCCTTGCCCGTGCTGACAAGGCTGCTACGGGCGGTCCCGCAGCCATGCAGGAAATTGCCGACGCCATCGTGGCAGGGGCGATCAGCAAGGAGACTAAGGAACAGCAGCCAGCCGTTGTCGCATTGGTACGGGAAAGCGTAATGCGCCAATCTCCCGAAGGTTATGCCCAAAGTTGCAAGGCCCTGGCAGGTGCACAAGGGGCTGCGCTTGAGGAAATTTCTGCCCCCACGCTGCTAGTGACGGGCGACCAAGACGGTGTTGCCCCACCGCCCGCAGTAACTGCGATGAAAGAACGGATCGCTGATAGCCGCATGATCGTGCTGGAAGGATGCGGTCACTGGACAACGTTCGAGAAACCACGCGAGTGTATGCGGGAACTCAAAAGCTTTTATCAATCTATAAATTAA
- a CDS encoding fumarylacetoacetate hydrolase family protein: MRIATYQLNGQRYVGTVSADGTQVTPLSFTKEQASKGALAVIDSLVESNKLPPSNGQAVAISEVQLEAPLPVPRRNLWCVGRNYHAHAQELQASVFKDNDANPESWPIVFTKVPECVVGPYDDVKVPASNISEQIDYEAELAVVIGKGGKNISRGDAMQYVFGYTVVNDVTARDVQMRHQQWDMGKSFDTFCPMGPWLVTADELDGTKTRVRCWVNGELRQDGPTENLIFDIPTLIETVSRGITLYPGDIIATGTPAGVGLGMKPPRFLKAGDVVRIEIDGLGVIENKFS, encoded by the coding sequence ATGAGAATTGCTACTTATCAGTTAAATGGCCAGCGTTATGTTGGAACCGTCTCAGCGGACGGGACTCAGGTGACACCGTTAAGTTTTACAAAAGAACAAGCTTCTAAGGGTGCCTTAGCTGTTATTGACTCTCTGGTTGAAAGCAATAAATTGCCGCCGTCAAACGGTCAGGCTGTCGCGATTAGCGAAGTCCAGCTTGAGGCTCCATTGCCAGTACCACGTCGCAATCTGTGGTGCGTGGGACGAAACTATCACGCTCATGCCCAAGAACTTCAAGCATCGGTTTTCAAGGACAACGATGCAAATCCGGAGTCATGGCCCATTGTTTTCACAAAAGTGCCCGAATGCGTGGTCGGCCCATACGATGATGTGAAAGTGCCGGCCAGCAATATCTCTGAGCAAATTGACTATGAAGCCGAACTGGCGGTTGTAATTGGCAAAGGCGGCAAGAACATCAGCCGTGGCGACGCCATGCAATATGTCTTCGGTTATACCGTCGTCAATGATGTTACGGCGCGTGATGTACAAATGCGCCATCAGCAATGGGATATGGGCAAATCCTTCGATACCTTCTGCCCGATGGGTCCTTGGCTTGTAACAGCTGATGAACTCGACGGCACCAAAACTCGCGTGCGATGCTGGGTCAACGGAGAATTGCGCCAGGACGGCCCTACAGAGAACCTGATCTTCGATATTCCCACGTTGATTGAAACGGTCTCACGCGGTATCACGCTGTATCCAGGAGACATTATCGCCACAGGAACCCCCGCAGGTGTAGGTCTTGGCATGAAGCCCCCACGCTTTTTGAAGGCCGGTGATGTGGTGCGCATCGAGATTGACGGTCTGGGCGTCATTGAGAACAAGTTCTCTTGA
- a CDS encoding helix-turn-helix domain-containing protein, with amino-acid sequence MAEAYAFYEGAFGQAIVLESRADLVSHSHSESQIAFWLGGTRAQARVGDELVQYDQDVGLATNAYQSHDMTLLDDKGPAVFLVFMISRQWLNQRRKETGQPFVFPSPRIPIDLALRQACWKVLDLILSPQRATSLMNDEVEKLITAAIDATADSCPGVQKGLGMSTLDHRLRAAISIMRENVAEKITVEEVALKVGLSRAHFFTLFRDQLNTTPQVFWSAVRVEEAMRRLITEGGPLTWVALDLGFSAPGNFSRFFKEHTGVSPSIFRRAATGNLPATVTGLPL; translated from the coding sequence ATGGCAGAGGCATACGCTTTCTACGAGGGAGCATTTGGGCAGGCCATCGTGTTGGAATCACGGGCTGACCTCGTATCCCATTCTCATTCAGAATCCCAAATTGCTTTCTGGCTGGGAGGAACTCGCGCTCAAGCACGGGTTGGCGATGAGCTAGTACAGTACGATCAAGATGTAGGACTGGCTACTAACGCTTACCAGTCGCATGACATGACGTTGCTGGATGACAAAGGCCCCGCCGTCTTTTTGGTGTTTATGATTTCGCGTCAGTGGTTAAATCAGCGAAGGAAAGAAACGGGGCAGCCTTTTGTATTTCCTTCTCCTCGTATTCCGATCGATCTTGCTCTTCGTCAGGCGTGTTGGAAGGTACTGGACTTGATCCTGTCTCCTCAAAGAGCGACGTCATTGATGAACGACGAAGTGGAGAAGCTCATTACCGCGGCTATCGATGCAACTGCTGATTCCTGCCCGGGTGTTCAAAAAGGACTGGGCATGTCGACGCTGGATCACCGGCTCCGGGCGGCAATTTCAATCATGCGAGAAAACGTTGCGGAAAAAATCACCGTCGAGGAAGTCGCCCTGAAAGTTGGTCTTTCTCGCGCCCATTTTTTTACTCTGTTCCGAGATCAACTGAACACTACGCCTCAGGTTTTTTGGAGCGCAGTGCGTGTCGAGGAAGCCATGCGACGATTGATCACGGAAGGGGGGCCACTGACCTGGGTCGCTTTAGATCTGGGATTTTCAGCGCCAGGCAACTTTTCCCGGTTTTTCAAGGAACATACAGGAGTATCTCCATCCATTTTCCGCCGCGCAGCCACTGGCAACTTACCTGCCACGGTTACAGGCCTTCCTCTCTAA
- a CDS encoding LysR family transcriptional regulator: MDFRDLKYFEVIAREGNLGRAAEKLFRTQPALTKCIHRLEESLGAKLFERDGRGIRLTAAGTVLLSRTRKMGIMFEDTAREMNDYAKGLKGHIRLGCVPTLAEHLLPQVCQELLAEAPDVTIQLMVSMNDALLEALNGGDLDLAVGPIVQSDADVESEQIVEDEVVVLAAKDHPIFKRRYTLKDLLDYRWVLPATTVASRQWLDQTFDRNRLPRPQVQIEPTVLNMILPLIEKTGLLGFATRANLQSGKTSLREVVLKETTMQRRLGIAYRKNAYLSPAAQRLVTLLRLRGKSLLIKKN, encoded by the coding sequence ATGGACTTTCGCGACCTGAAATATTTTGAAGTAATTGCCCGAGAGGGTAATTTGGGGCGGGCAGCAGAAAAATTATTCAGAACTCAGCCGGCATTAACGAAATGCATACATCGTCTTGAAGAGTCGCTGGGAGCCAAACTGTTCGAGCGCGACGGTCGCGGTATCCGATTGACGGCTGCAGGTACGGTGCTGCTATCGCGAACACGGAAAATGGGAATCATGTTTGAGGACACTGCCCGCGAAATGAACGATTATGCAAAAGGCCTGAAGGGCCATATCCGACTGGGCTGTGTACCAACCCTGGCGGAACATTTGCTACCGCAAGTCTGCCAGGAACTGTTGGCAGAAGCGCCGGACGTTACGATCCAACTGATGGTGTCAATGAATGATGCCTTGTTGGAGGCGTTAAATGGAGGTGACCTGGACCTCGCAGTCGGACCTATCGTCCAGTCGGATGCCGATGTTGAATCGGAGCAAATTGTCGAAGACGAAGTCGTGGTGCTGGCAGCAAAAGATCATCCAATTTTTAAAAGGCGCTACACCCTGAAAGACCTTCTCGACTACCGCTGGGTATTGCCTGCCACAACCGTGGCAAGCCGGCAATGGTTGGACCAAACCTTTGATCGAAACAGGCTACCGAGACCACAGGTACAAATCGAACCGACCGTACTGAACATGATTCTGCCGTTAATAGAAAAAACCGGATTGCTTGGGTTCGCGACAAGAGCAAATTTACAATCTGGAAAAACATCGCTGCGGGAAGTTGTGCTGAAAGAGACGACCATGCAAAGACGCCTTGGAATCGCCTATCGAAAGAACGCTTACCTGTCCCCTGCGGCCCAACGACTCGTGACATTACTGCGCTTGCGAGGAAAAAGTCTGTTAATTAAAAAAAATTAG
- a CDS encoding methyltransferase, with protein MSNSTQPDVIREFTRISAELVDDAAQYPSSILADVAGRRGTLSSRIAPLSPTMRIAGPALTVEVRPGDNLMIHAAMAIAKPGDVLVIDGKGDETCALMGEIMISQCQAIGVAGVVIFGSVRDTEAIRDLGFPVYAVGANPNGPTKLVPGRVNWTVSVGGTAVNPGDLIVADADGVVVVEREKVASLLPLAKQKVDDETARIKGIRNREQLRPSWLDGALRKAGVLKEGEQL; from the coding sequence ATGAGCAACTCCACTCAACCAGACGTAATCCGCGAATTCACCCGAATATCAGCAGAGTTGGTCGATGACGCCGCGCAATATCCTTCGTCAATTTTGGCTGACGTTGCAGGTCGCCGTGGCACATTGTCCAGTCGAATCGCTCCGTTGTCGCCGACGATGCGTATTGCCGGACCGGCACTCACGGTAGAAGTTCGTCCTGGTGACAACCTGATGATTCATGCCGCGATGGCGATCGCCAAGCCGGGTGACGTATTGGTCATAGACGGCAAAGGCGATGAAACTTGTGCGTTGATGGGAGAGATCATGATCTCCCAATGCCAGGCCATCGGCGTTGCCGGTGTGGTGATTTTTGGTTCTGTACGCGATACAGAAGCAATCCGTGATTTAGGTTTTCCGGTATATGCGGTTGGCGCTAATCCGAACGGGCCAACCAAGCTGGTCCCAGGGCGCGTCAACTGGACGGTATCGGTGGGCGGAACAGCGGTCAATCCAGGTGATTTGATCGTCGCCGACGCTGACGGTGTGGTTGTTGTCGAACGTGAAAAAGTAGCATCCCTGTTGCCGCTGGCAAAGCAAAAAGTAGACGATGAAACTGCACGGATAAAAGGCATCCGCAATCGTGAGCAGTTACGTCCAAGCTGGCTCGACGGCGCGCTGCGCAAAGCCGGCGTGCTGAAGGAAGGAGAGCAACTATGA
- a CDS encoding hydroxyacid dehydrogenase has protein sequence MSIGIPNRKPVILVTGADLAAQALSLLNSFEIVYAGKTPDEEHLASLCTQHQPVAIIVRYGKITARIIDVCSGLLVISKHGTGIDTIDISYAKSKGIAVVAAAGANAPAVAEHTWALIFACAKNVVGLDQRMHAGHWDKATHKSLELKGRTLGLVGLGAIGLRVAEVGLALGMHVIAHDPYARQVPEGIAKTELTELLATADVLSLHCPLTAENKQMINRDSLAAMRDGAIIVNTARGGLIDEEALLESLQSGKIRAAGLDSFQIEPFVGPHHFENVPNVILSPHIGGVTADAYIGMGIASAQNVLNALATENAVA, from the coding sequence ATGAGCATTGGAATCCCCAACAGAAAACCGGTGATTCTTGTCACTGGCGCCGATTTAGCTGCGCAAGCGTTGTCCCTGCTAAATAGTTTTGAGATTGTCTATGCCGGTAAGACGCCGGACGAAGAACACTTGGCCAGTCTCTGCACACAGCATCAACCGGTGGCCATCATCGTTCGCTACGGAAAAATCACGGCACGGATCATTGACGTTTGTAGCGGCTTGCTCGTTATTTCGAAGCACGGGACTGGCATCGATACGATCGATATCAGTTATGCAAAATCGAAAGGTATCGCAGTAGTCGCTGCTGCCGGTGCAAATGCACCGGCGGTCGCTGAACATACATGGGCATTGATTTTTGCCTGTGCGAAGAATGTCGTGGGCCTGGATCAACGCATGCACGCCGGACATTGGGATAAAGCGACGCATAAAAGCTTGGAGCTTAAAGGCCGCACGCTTGGCTTGGTTGGCTTGGGCGCCATTGGCTTGCGCGTAGCTGAAGTCGGCTTGGCGCTAGGCATGCATGTCATTGCTCATGACCCTTATGCCAGGCAAGTTCCAGAAGGCATCGCTAAAACTGAATTGACTGAGCTACTGGCAACAGCTGATGTGTTGTCGCTGCATTGCCCGCTGACAGCCGAAAACAAGCAGATGATCAATCGCGATTCATTGGCGGCAATGCGCGACGGCGCCATCATCGTCAATACCGCTCGCGGTGGGCTGATCGATGAAGAAGCTTTGCTCGAATCACTGCAAAGCGGAAAAATTCGAGCAGCCGGCCTGGACAGCTTCCAGATCGAGCCATTCGTCGGTCCGCATCATTTTGAGAATGTGCCTAACGTGATCCTTTCGCCGCATATCGGGGGCGTTACTGCGGATGCCTATATCGGCATGGGAATAGCTTCGGCACAAAACGTTCTAAATGCACTTGCTACCGAAAATGCGGTCGCGTAG
- a CDS encoding MFS transporter, whose translation METTIKNINSLEKETMRKVILRIIPFLMVCYLLAFIDRGNIGMAALQMNHDLGISPKAYGFASSLFFISYFIFEVPSNLALQKFGARKWIARIMVTWGLVSASTAFVQGGPSLFVLRFFLGAAEAGFFPGVLLYLTYWVPSAYRARIVAIFMVSIPAASFIGSPISAMLLQIDGTLGLHGWQWLFILEGLPTVLLGFVCLFFLTDRPEQAHWLGTEQRDWLSARIQKDRAESKLISHVSLWKLFRSKEVLGMALVCSTASGAGTVLGVWQPQLIKSFGLTVMQTGMVNAIPYLLASVIMVLWGRHSDRRNERRWHTAIPLLMIGGGMVCAQLTSALLPTIALLSCVLIGAYSFKGPFWALASGWLASGSAAAGLAGINAASNLIGGGLMVNVYGWIKAETGSYALALLPLAILAMMSVICLLILDYQANRSSPVVGCTKTV comes from the coding sequence ATGGAAACGACAATAAAAAATATCAACAGCCTGGAAAAAGAAACGATGAGGAAGGTCATTCTTCGCATCATCCCGTTTCTGATGGTTTGCTATCTGCTGGCATTTATTGATCGCGGCAATATCGGCATGGCGGCGCTGCAGATGAATCATGATCTCGGCATTTCGCCCAAAGCATACGGCTTTGCCAGCAGCTTGTTTTTCATTTCGTATTTCATTTTTGAGGTGCCTAGTAATCTCGCCCTGCAAAAATTCGGCGCGCGTAAGTGGATCGCCCGCATCATGGTGACCTGGGGCCTTGTGTCCGCAAGCACGGCTTTTGTTCAAGGGGGGCCATCGCTATTCGTTCTACGTTTCTTTCTGGGCGCTGCCGAAGCGGGCTTCTTTCCAGGAGTATTGCTATATCTGACATATTGGGTGCCGTCTGCGTATCGCGCGCGTATCGTTGCGATATTCATGGTTTCGATCCCTGCAGCCAGTTTCATCGGATCGCCGATTTCGGCCATGTTGCTGCAGATCGATGGCACGCTGGGATTACATGGTTGGCAATGGCTATTCATTCTGGAAGGGTTGCCTACTGTGCTGCTCGGATTTGTCTGTTTATTTTTTCTGACTGACCGTCCCGAACAAGCGCATTGGCTTGGTACAGAGCAACGCGACTGGTTGTCCGCGCGCATTCAGAAAGATAGAGCTGAAAGCAAACTAATTTCGCACGTCTCGCTATGGAAGTTGTTTCGTAGCAAGGAAGTGCTGGGTATGGCATTGGTGTGCTCCACGGCATCTGGGGCCGGCACTGTGCTTGGTGTTTGGCAACCACAACTAATCAAATCCTTTGGCTTAACAGTGATGCAGACCGGCATGGTCAACGCAATACCCTATCTGCTGGCGTCGGTAATCATGGTCTTGTGGGGACGGCATTCCGACCGCAGGAACGAACGTCGTTGGCATACGGCCATTCCTTTGTTAATGATCGGAGGCGGCATGGTTTGCGCACAACTGACGTCCGCATTGCTACCCACCATAGCTTTATTGTCGTGTGTGTTGATTGGTGCCTATTCATTCAAAGGGCCGTTCTGGGCTCTGGCTTCCGGTTGGTTGGCTTCTGGCTCCGCTGCTGCCGGCCTGGCGGGAATCAATGCGGCGTCAAACCTGATTGGCGGCGGCCTGATGGTGAACGTATACGGTTGGATCAAAGCAGAGACCGGCAGCTATGCATTGGCTTTGTTGCCGTTGGCGATACTGGCGATGATGAGTGTCATTTGCCTGCTCATTCTGGACTACCAGGCAAACCGTTCCAGTCCGGTGGTTGGCTGCACCAAGACCGTTTGA
- a CDS encoding amidohydrolase family protein, with protein MQDIKTPHVPVREDWLNTHTEAILEPEISIVDAHHHLWDRPGARYLFPQFQEDMWGGHDVRQTVYVQCRSMYRSSGPVEMRPVGEVEFANGIAALGESGIYGALRPCAAIVGGADLLIGDKLEPVLETMRAISGGRLKGIRNPVAWHENDAVRSSPVLPPPSLMRDRRFLNGAACLQRLGLSLDVWAYHSQLRELVDLAKLLPDLHIVLDHLGGPIGVGPYTGKRDAVFDDWKGQMTLLAQLPNVYVKLGGLGMPVMGFTFHEQPRAPSSSDLAIAWRPYIHTCIELFGVGRCMFESNFPVDKGMFSYAVLWNAFKRLASGASAQEKVALFSATAKYVYRLPVE; from the coding sequence ATGCAAGATATCAAAACGCCTCACGTACCGGTGCGGGAAGATTGGCTCAATACGCATACCGAGGCGATTCTGGAGCCTGAAATTTCGATCGTTGATGCTCATCACCATTTATGGGATCGACCGGGCGCGCGCTATCTTTTTCCGCAATTCCAAGAGGATATGTGGGGCGGTCACGACGTGCGGCAGACTGTGTATGTGCAATGTCGCTCCATGTATCGCAGTAGCGGGCCGGTCGAGATGCGACCGGTGGGAGAGGTCGAATTCGCCAACGGTATCGCCGCGCTCGGAGAAAGTGGCATTTATGGTGCGTTGCGTCCATGTGCTGCCATCGTTGGCGGCGCCGATCTTTTGATCGGCGACAAACTGGAGCCTGTTCTGGAAACCATGCGGGCAATCAGTGGCGGGAGGCTGAAAGGTATCCGCAACCCGGTTGCTTGGCATGAAAATGATGCCGTGCGTTCAAGTCCGGTACTGCCGCCGCCAAGTCTGATGCGAGATCGGCGCTTCCTGAATGGTGCAGCGTGTTTGCAGCGCCTCGGTCTGTCACTGGACGTTTGGGCGTATCACTCGCAACTTAGGGAATTGGTTGATCTGGCTAAATTGCTTCCAGACCTGCATATCGTATTAGATCATCTGGGAGGGCCGATTGGCGTAGGCCCTTACACAGGTAAGCGAGATGCGGTATTCGACGACTGGAAAGGGCAAATGACGCTACTGGCACAATTGCCGAATGTCTATGTAAAACTGGGCGGCCTCGGTATGCCGGTAATGGGGTTCACCTTTCACGAACAGCCTCGTGCCCCTTCTTCCAGCGATCTTGCGATAGCCTGGCGACCTTATATACACACCTGCATAGAGCTCTTCGGCGTTGGACGCTGCATGTTCGAAAGTAATTTTCCGGTCGATAAAGGTATGTTCAGCTATGCCGTGTTATGGAATGCCTTCAAGCGCCTGGCCAGCGGTGCTTCGGCTCAAGAAAAAGTGGCGTTGTTCAGTGCAACCGCCAAATATGTCTATCGCCTTCCTGTCGAATAG
- a CDS encoding MFS transporter, with the protein MSDAKKNDDLPIDQRRLAIATVICGLAMAVMDGTIANLALPSIARDMHATAAESIWIINSYQIAMAICLLPLASLGEIVGYRRIYLIGLMMFTLASLACGSSNTIAQLSIARVLQGFGAAGMLSVNIALIRFIYPADMLGRAVGYNALVAGSATALGPTVAGLILSVASWHWLFLINVPIGVVVLAIGYRSLPASPLAKHRYDVLSAMLCMASVGSLLYTVDAIGHLQGIFSILSCAILTVFVVALLLRFQPANAPMLPTDLLRIPLFSLSIGTSICSFAAQTAAYVMLPFYLQEHLGQSAAHAGLLLTAWPAAVAMTALVAGKMSDRMSAGLLGGIGLAILTLGLLSLLTVTAESADGLVAIRLAICGFGFGLFQSPNNRTMISVAPTLRSGAASGMLGTGRLMGQTAGASLVAFALTATSSPYIVILLIAAILSGAACCVSLRRVGLSPTVPT; encoded by the coding sequence ATGTCAGACGCGAAAAAAAATGATGATCTTCCAATCGATCAGCGAAGACTTGCCATTGCCACGGTTATCTGTGGCTTGGCGATGGCGGTCATGGATGGCACGATTGCCAATCTTGCTCTGCCTTCGATTGCGCGCGACATGCATGCGACGGCGGCAGAGTCCATCTGGATCATCAATTCATACCAGATCGCAATGGCAATTTGCCTCCTACCGCTAGCGTCACTGGGCGAAATTGTCGGTTATCGCCGCATCTACCTGATTGGTTTGATGATGTTCACCCTTGCCTCGTTGGCATGCGGTTCAAGCAACACTATCGCGCAACTGAGTATTGCACGCGTTCTCCAGGGCTTTGGAGCGGCGGGAATGTTGAGTGTGAATATTGCGTTGATCAGATTTATCTATCCCGCGGACATGCTTGGCCGTGCAGTTGGCTACAACGCGCTTGTTGCCGGCTCCGCGACAGCGCTCGGCCCTACCGTTGCCGGACTGATACTGAGTGTCGCCTCATGGCACTGGCTTTTTCTGATCAATGTTCCCATCGGTGTTGTGGTGCTAGCCATCGGCTATCGGTCGTTGCCGGCCAGCCCATTGGCAAAGCATCGCTACGATGTACTAAGTGCGATGTTGTGCATGGCTTCAGTTGGTTCGTTGCTATATACCGTCGACGCGATTGGACATCTTCAGGGAATTTTCTCCATTTTAAGTTGTGCAATTCTCACGGTTTTCGTCGTCGCCTTGTTGTTGCGCTTTCAGCCAGCCAACGCACCGATGCTCCCTACAGATTTACTTAGAATCCCGTTGTTTTCGCTATCGATAGGCACGTCCATATGTTCATTTGCGGCACAAACAGCCGCTTATGTGATGCTGCCTTTTTACCTACAGGAGCATTTAGGGCAAAGTGCTGCGCATGCCGGGCTGCTATTGACTGCATGGCCGGCGGCAGTCGCAATGACTGCATTAGTGGCGGGCAAAATGTCCGATCGTATGTCGGCCGGTTTATTAGGAGGGATAGGTCTGGCAATTTTAACGCTCGGATTACTTTCTTTGCTGACCGTGACGGCGGAGAGTGCGGACGGCCTTGTTGCCATACGGCTGGCGATATGCGGCTTTGGCTTTGGGTTGTTCCAGTCTCCCAATAACCGCACAATGATTAGTGTTGCCCCGACATTGCGCAGCGGAGCAGCAAGCGGCATGCTGGGTACTGGGCGCCTTATGGGACAGACAGCGGGAGCGTCGTTAGTTGCATTCGCTCTTACTGCGACATCGTCGCCGTACATTGTCATTCTCCTGATCGCGGCGATTTTATCGGGTGCGGCTTGCTGCGTTAGCCTGAGACGAGTCGGTTTGTCGCCAACTGTACCCACATAA